Part of the Allofrancisella frigidaquae genome is shown below.
CCTTATTTAAGTTAAGTGTGTAAGTGTAATAAATTAAGGTTTAATTTATTTTATTAATTATACATATTTAAAATTATAAATCAATATTTAAAAAATAAACTTTACATTTTTTATACCTGCACCGTCATAACTTTAGCTCAAATGTAAAATTGTAACCTTAAAGTCCTAAAAATAGTTAAAGAAACTGTTATAAGCTTGGAATTAGACAAGATGGTAACAAGGCAACAATATTTTAACGTGGTTAGAAACATGTAATTTTAGTTTACAACCGCCCTTTAAAAGAGAGTTCCAGTTGTGTTTATTAGGTTTGTGAAATTTAAATAAATCAAAAGGAACTAAAACTAGCTATAGACGTTTAACTTTACTTGGAGAAAATTTAGGGTCATCTGGCATTCATAGCTTAAAAAAGGAGGAGATAAATATAAAAACCAGAAGACTCTAAATGTAAACTTTTCATGAGAAAGTGAAATTTTTGGCTCCCCGAGACGGACTTGAACCGCCGACCAATTGATTAACAGTCAACTGCTCTACCGACTGAGCTATCGGGGAACAACATGGAGTATTCTATAACCATTTACTTGTACTGTCAATATATATTTTGTTTTTTTAAACATTTTTTATGTATTTAATATCCAACTATAATTTTGGGAAAGCTATAAAGTTTATAAGCTTTATTGTTTGTGTTAATATTAGCAAATTATTTATTTTAAGGTTCTAGAGAAGCCAATAGCACAAATGCAAAATCAAGTTATTCAAAGACAACAAGATTTAGTTGAAGAATTATCCTTTTTTGAAGACTGGGAAGATAAGTATGATTATATAATATCTTTAGGGAAGCAACTAACCCATTTTCCAGAGGAGAAAAAAGTGCAACAAAACCTTGTCAAAGGATGTCAATCGCAAGTTTGGTTTGATAGCGATATAATAGATGATAGGTTACACTTTATAGCTACAAGTGATGCTTTGATTGTTTCTGGTTTAATAGGGTTGCTTCTTAGGGTTTATAATGATTCAAAGCCTAGTGATATATTACAATCAACCACAGACTTTATAAAAGAAATAGGCTTTGGTAGTAATTTGAG
Proteins encoded:
- a CDS encoding SufE family protein encodes the protein MQNQVIQRQQDLVEELSFFEDWEDKYDYIISLGKQLTHFPEEKKVQQNLVKGCQSQVWFDSDIIDDRLHFIATSDALIVSGLIGLLLRVYNDSKPSDILQSTTDFIKEIGFGSNLSATRVNGLKSMLDYIYSQALKHQ